The genomic region GGGTTGCAGATACAAGCAAACTTTTTTGCCAATAATTATCCAGAAAAATCAAAGCTTTAGACAAACCCAGATCAGAAAATCATCggagaaataaaaaaaccatttgCAAAAACTTGATCAAACATCAAAAGTAATCGAAGAGACAAAGAATCCAGCAGAAACAGAACACAATCACATGCCCAACAAGCTTTGTCAATTCTACATTACGATCGACACAGATCGAGACCCAACAACTAGGAAACGAAGAATTACATATCGGAGCAACCCAAGATTCCTGAAACCCCATCATCTGCATCCGTCAACAAATTGGCAGAGAATTTGACGTTTTTTAAAACAGCAAAAATTGGATCAAATGAAAGAGCAGAGAAGTGGGGTTGTGATCAAAAGGCAGAGAGTTGGATGGGATATTTCTCAAAGGATTTTAAGAGATAAAAAGGAAGgggaattttggtttttgttgtttattttcaATGGGGGATTTAAGGAGGTGACTCTCTTCCCTTTTATCTCTCTTATTAGCTTTGGGTGGTGATGAAGCTTTTCTAGTTACTATATATTTGTAGTATGCTCATTCCTACACGTCACCTTCTTCCTCTTGACTCTGGAGATGGTAAAACTCCAACTAATTTAATCGCCTCCTAATATCCTTATGGTTTTACGAAAACCAAGGTGAAAACTATCACGAACAAGATAGGAagcttttttataattttttttatttttatttttatttttattgaaattattttaaagtCCAGTCGGTTGCATTAGACACGAATGGTGACAATTTAGAATTATTTGGTTCTTGTTTGAGACGTTTTGGAGTCAAATTAGTTGAGAGGGTACCGTATGTTTTCTCCCAAGTCCAAGATAATTAGGACtgtaattttatcatttttaattgTAGTCTAGGATTACCACTTCACTTAATACGTAAGGTATCGCAAGGACCCTTCCCGACTTACCGGTTTAAGATCCGTTTGTTCACCCTGGTTACAAGTATCGAAGAAGCAGACGGGGCGTTGAAATGATGCGAAAGGTGCAGTCGCATAAAGTTCCAAATTTGTTAGGacccttaaaattttagttactTAATATTGTATGTAATAATATTCTATATTTAAAATTGCTTTTGTTATAAATAATGTTTTATATTCAAAAGTTGATTTTGTTAGCACtttaaaatcttattttgcattctttataagcgtaattttttccttttctaaatataaaaatttagagtATAATAAGATATTTTGAGTGTTAATAATACACCATAAAAAACAGTATTTTTTTcagtattattatataataatgttacatattcaagtgaaactttaaagttagagtttttgaagtttgttttcttgtttgggtgtttaagattgaactgcttttgattatttagtgaacGTTATGTTTGTAGCTCTTTCTACTTATTATTAATGACATTTTAAAACTTGCAATCAGTGAGtgctaaagtttgttttgatttaagtgattgTTTTATAGTATCAATTCATTGTCCTACATTTTTTAAGACTATCTTAAGGAGGGACGCTTTTATAAATTTCACACAGGATtcccaaaatctcagaaacgGCCCTACAGAAGAGTTACAATTCGTTTTTTCAGTAGCTATTCACAACTAACATGTATAAAACGTCTGACAAATACGTGTTTTAAATtgaaactaaatgtaaagacaCGGAATTCCTGGGTAACGTTATTTGACTTCAGCATTCTACATCACGGtctccttttcatttttatagGTAACAAGGCATTTAACAAAGTGAGAGCTGAGACATTTAGTTCAGGAAAACAAAGTAAGATTTAGTTGACGGCAGGGGGAGATATGCTTATATGGTAGTTAACAAAGTGAGAGCTGTAAGTTGTAACAAGCCAGGGTTTGTGTGTTTTCGGGGGGACCAGATCGAAAAGCCATACTGTTACTACTCGTGAAAGTTATTCTCCTACGCATGATTTGATTTGGCAATGTAAGAACTGTATAAAACCACGAGAGTAAAGGGTTGGCAAGGTCCACACGTACAATATGATATCTCACACTCAGAGCTTGCTTCATTTCCACTTTcgttctcttttttgtttcaatgaAAATCATGCAGTTTGCTGTGGTTTTGGAGATGAAAATCATGCAGTTTGCTATGGTTTCGGAGATGAAACTTGCATTAGGACATTTAGGTACTTGATAAGTTAAAACACATAACAACGTATAATATGTTTGACATACCACTATTTTAATTTGCGTTTTAATTGCATATAAGTTTCTCTAGTCAAGTAGACTACTCAGAACAGTATAATTCATATATACTTGAGTTCTACGGTCCCTTGAAACTAGTTGAACTCAAATAATAACTGGTCCCAATGCATTCCATCTTGGTGCTAATCTACCCAGCACATGACCCTCAATAATTAAGTAGTAAtatattacaaataaaaaaaatacaaaaacaccTAACTATATGTTTTGcacaaaaatactttaaaaattcaatgggaaaaaaagaaaaatctttcTCTTGTTCACCTGTTCGTGCTCTAACTGACTATTAATGTAGAATCATTTCCACATTATCAAGTTAATTTTCTAAGAGCTTATTtgaatgtacttttaaaatgatcaaaaacgcttttggttaaaatgttttgaataccaatccttagtaaaaatttaAGTGGATCAtggaaaaacactttaagtgcttcaTGCAAGAAGCACATATTTGGTGTTTCTTCCAAGAAGCACTGAAAATgcttttgaactcaaaatcaatttaaccaaaagcgctttcagacattttaaaagcacatccaaacgagccctaagtTATTaggtttgaagtgtttttttaagcgtaatgttaggaagatgttagtggcactccAAACATGTCCTTCCTCACTTATCATAAATAagtatttttttctaaatataaaaaattaacggTGCAGAATAACCTTTTTAGAGTATGAATaataagtacaaaaaactaccttaactattgttGTCacgatactttcataccttatcttttaaaactGACAATgccatacctcatctttagaatttgtgtcaatgttataccttccgttagcttggccgtttatttctcagttaaatgctgacgtggcttgatctgagacccattttttattaaaaaattaataaaatattattaaaaacaaaaaaaatcatttaatattatttaaatattaaaataataaaaaaagtacataaaaaaataaaaaataaacctctCCTTTCgtccctccctcctctctctcttccccatcttcttgcaacccagaaagaagaaggagaaagaagaagaggaagaagaagaagaagaagagaaaaaaaaaaaaaaaaaaaaaaaaaaaaaacccaaaccaaacccagttcgtcccccctccccccaccacAAACTCAACCCCCTGCAATCcagaaagaaggaggaggaagaagaagaggaagaagaagaagaagaagaagaagaagaaagaagaagaggaagaagaaaaagacagaaaaaaaaaaatgggaaacccagttcgtccgtCCCCCCTGCACCCACCTTCTTCCCTCCACAGCCATTCCCCCCATTTTCTCCGTGCCCAAGTTCTCAACCTTCAAAATCGGCTTGGCAAAGGTTTTCCGTTTCCACCTcaacgggatctgggttttttttttttttttttttttgggttgcaggtaaTGGGTGCGAGGTTGGGTGCAGAGGGTGGGTGCGAAGATGGGGAGGTTGGGTGCGGAGAGTGGGTgcggggagaagagggggtggggagTGGGGAAAacaaattgggtttttttttttttttctcttctttttttctgggttgcagttgcagaaagggggaagaagatgaagatgggaagaagagagagaagggggaagGGGACGAActgatgttggttttttttttttttttttttttaaaaaaaattttaataactttttttttattattttaatatttaaaatattaaaggattttttttagtttttaataattttttaattaaaaatgggtCTGGGATCGCCatatcagcatttaactgagaaataaacggtcaagctaacggaaggtataacattgacacaaattcgtaagatgaggtatgatattatcaattttaaaagatgaggtatgaaagtgtcgtgacatcaataattgaggtagttttttgtactttaccctaaaaacTTATACGTAAAATGTCCAATATGAAAGGACATAATTGAAGAGATCAACAATTCTAAAATACCTAAgatattttatatttagaagGAAATCAAAGAATGAAAACTACTGCTTGCCCAGTTTGACAGAATTCGTTGTATTGAGTGTCATTGTACCCCATATTTTCTGTCAAGGACTGGTGTAGCTGGTATCAATTATCTTCAAAATTGTAAGTTGAATTATTAACATaaagtttcatcataaaattaattggcaatataaaAAGTAATTCAACTCATAAGCCGATGCAAGATTACTCCTTctatcaatgtgagattcattcttaaCACATTCCCTCAAAATGtgtcaaattttcaaaccaaacacatgaaaaacacAAACGGGatgacgtggagcacgtgtggctgTTGGACTTCACACGTGAAACAATTTGTTCTAATACCATAAAACAATTGATATGACACCATAAaagtaattaaaataatatGGAAATTAAAATCAAAGTAATGAGCTTTGAAGAATGATCGAAACAATTGGGTGCTCTatttgatttatgaaattaaggGATGATCCAAAAACTTAAATTACAAGAATATGCTAatcgaatattttttttttttaagataaaagagatgttccttttttattttacttcctCAAAAGTTGTAGAGTGAGGTCTCAATGATCTTCATCGTCCGAAAGCAACGTGAATGGGATCTGTCGATCAACAAGGCAGGTGTTGGAGGGACACACATGCAATCGAGTTAGCTGTCGAAAATGGAAGGAAACATCAAGCATAGGCCTTCATCATGCATGCAACTTGTATCGACGACACAAAAACCGTCTTGCATGTTCAAGACTTGCATAAAAATGGAACCCAATTTCCATCAtgcaaaaaagttaaaaagctTAAAATCATAGTTTTTCCTTTTGATCTCCATTAATTAGTGTGCCAAttgtaattattaatattatcttTACATACAACGTTATTCTTTGTAATTGAAGTACTCTATATAAGAGTCTGTttaataactattttttttgtagtgtttGGTTCGGAGagatgaagaagatcaatgatggATGATATGAAAGATGTAGAAAAGGCATATAAGGAAACACATAAAAAGTAACAACTAAAAACCAACAtacaaaaaacaattttaagttattttcacttttcattttttattttcattccttatttctttttcttttccctctCTTCCATCATTCTTCTCCCTCTCATTTGTGCCATATACTTTCTTTGTATCTcaagcatatcaaacttcaataaaaactaaaaacaaaatagttcTCATAATAACCCTAATttactattttcttttctaGTTTTTTCCTTTACCGAGTAGGCTTACACGGGACTTTCTCCTTCAAATCCCTTTGCTTCCTTTTCAAAATGAGATCATATATGTTACTGAAAATAAATGTGTTCTATTCCACAAACCCTTTTAGCTAacttaattaacatttaaaacagTCATTATCACTCTAAATAAGTCATTATACACACTATGTTATTACAAATAACTTATATTAACTACTTTCTAAAGTATATTTTTGTAcagtaataataaaaaaagtatatGTCATAAACTTACCAGGGCGaagtccatatatatatatacatatatatttagtaATATATTTCTGTAAATGGGACTTTAATAAGTCCCAAATAAATTTCCCTACAACATATGATAATATTGATGTTGAAAAGGTTTAGGATGTTAAAGTGGCCAATATTTATGTCTGATTATCTGATTACAATTCGGTAGATCAATATCGAAAACAATGGTGATATGGATGCCCTTGAGGGGAAGATCCAAAACAATGGTGATATGGATGCCTTTGAGGGGAAGATCCAAAACAATGGTGATGCAGGCATGGATCAGCTTCATCATCAACATCATTATTAGCAAGATTTCAATGTCGACACGAATAAAAAATGCATGCAGTAatttgtatatttatatatttacatgACACTTGTGAAACAgacagctgctgctgctgcaccATCTGTCCTTTTGTTAATGTAAAGTAAACTCATCATTTGTTTAATATAGtcatttcatattattttttcatGTCACCTTGTTGCTCGCTAGGGTTGCTGGATCTAAGGTGTAATATTTCTCTAAGATCCTTCCACGATTACGTTTCTCACAAACCTGAAAACTATTGCTTGATGAGTGTGGTTAAAGTTGATCTGTCCAGCCAAAATTAAAAGAGTTTCTCGCTGTTCTAACTTCTAAGGAATGATTTGTCATATGAAATACCATATTATCAATAGCATTTAACgcaatcaaatatatcaaatataataaaaatatatatttttaattacacCGAAATCCTTTATAATAAAACTTAAAGATTTGTCAGACTATGAAAGCAGTTAAATCGATATAATATAAGTGTAACTAATAGTAGTCGTTGGCTCTATTCTGAAATATTTTAACAAGAATGCCTGACCAAACCAAGTCGAGCTTCATTTCCAAACCAACGTTCGAGCCAGATAGCTACATGGGATGATAATTAACGATTGCATAATTTGCATTAATATGATCATTAAACTCCTTTAATTTGACAAATTAGTTTCCAAAGCTTTTGCGACATATGCACGGCAGACAAAATGAAAATGCGTGCCATGCACTCGATCTGCATGTGTCTGCACTGTGCACTGCAGGCTGACAGCCTCTACTTACATACTTCGGCTGCATGCATGCCATGGCTGATAAGAAAAGTTCCTGACTTTTTTTTTGCGCATgaatcatgcatgcatgtagaATTGAGAGTGTTAGTAAAGTTTTCACtaatatttgcatttttttttttttgcatattaTTTATATGAAGAGGACGAGGGATGGTGCTAAGATTCATAATCGGTTGACAATGTAGTTTAAATTCGCTTTTaaaaagaattaaacttaagatCTCTgatttacaaatgaaaaataataccATTAAATTATAGTACTAAACTGCTAATTATTGCATTTAAGTCTTTTCACTTTTATCAAATTCCATGGGTCAAATTATTCATCACATAATATAACATCTAGTCAACTTTTAATATCGACGAATTGTGATCTCAACTCACTGATCACTAATTAAGCAGcattattttgcaactaattataATGCTATCGTTAAATTATCAATTACTTGTAGCATGATCTAACACTATCAAGTTCAGGTGAGAAATAATTAACttctttcctcctttttttcttgggtCAATGAAATCAACTCCTTTCAAATGCCATCAATTATTGTCGTGCTGACAAACTAGCTAACACACTCAAGTTCAGGAGAAAAATAATCTCAATAACACACCTGACACTGACATGTGAATTGCATgtaataaaattatacttaaaaaaaaaaaaaatagaacaagCTTGTACttcaaattatatattatatgaatatagatatatagagtatcttatttattttcttgtaaGGAGTATATAGTattttaaatttagattttatttatgtaaaatgcatctttttaacgcaaaaattgatatatttttattaaaaacaaatgttGACAAATAAAGTTACTCGGGTAAATAAGTAACTATAAAATAACTACTGGAGGGTAACTctgaaacaataaaataaaaacccataaGATACcattaagacaaaaaaaaaaaaaaagtttaggtTAAGATATTATTGAGTATAAAGAAGAGAATTAGCTTCAATTTAACGAGTTAAATATTACACTTTTCTAATTGAAGAAACATTATTGTAGGTTACCTTCTACGCGTACGCTAAGGCAATAAACACATATACGTTAACTACCGGCTGCACATGTCTCCGCTAAACACTGTCTACGCCTATACGTATATGTCTCAAAATACCATACATGACGACTCACACCATTGACGAAGAAAATATGCCATATCACAAGTTGTATACAATCGTGACTGAACCGGCTACACCCAAGCATTAATCTCTCCAATTGAAGGGAACTAGGATACCATAAAAAACCAAGCAGGAAACCAGCTGAGAACAATTGGTgtgcaaaaaaataaacaaacaaacaggtaGAGAGCTACACAACGAATTTAACCAGCTGAAATTTTATATCATTTATTGGTAAGTTGTGTGGTGACACAATGAGCAATAAAAAAATCTCTAAGAACATCTGCATAAATCTCCTATCCATTTTCCCTCTTCTCACCTAATAtaacagaaaaataaagaaaaaattgttaCATAGATCATACACGCATTCAAAAACTTCCAGCTACAATGCAGAAACCTCAAAATCTTCTCGTTGATCCTACTCGTCTGTCTTGGATATGATGTAATATACACCCTGTGATTGCTTTTTAGAATGTTCGGCCTGCTTCCCATTTTCTACTTTGACAATATATAACTAGCGTTGTCGATCTGATTAACTTGACTCACCAGTACTGTCGCAATGCTTGCATTCTGGTTGGTTGGTCACTCCCCTCTCACTTGATGTGTGCTTTCTCCAGAACCTTTTTATATCCATAGTGATCGTGGAAGTTTGTACTTCAACTGCTTCctgaaaatcaaagaaaaaaaaattgcagttGCTAATCAGAAGGCAAGTTAAAATAATTCAAGCATACGTTGATTTAGTTTACTAGAgccctttttcttttgcttaAGTCAAACGATTGTATTACGGAGGATAAATTCCAATGAGAAGCCTAAACTAATTGTTCTCGTCTAAATCTTCTTTATTATACCGTAGTAACCCTACACATTAACAAAGAAAGCGCTAACTGCAAATATCAAAGCATAGCCAAGATACCTTTGTCACCTAGACTTCCATTCAACTTCTGCTCATCCCTCCTATCAGCCTCAAAATCAGTAGAAATTTCACTGTTTTCCATCTGAAACTTGGACATTTTGTTGTGGTCTCCTTCCGTGTCCTGTCTAGACCGATCACCATTCACAGAAACTCTAACATCAGAGGAATCGTAAGTTGTGGTCTGAGATTGATGTTCTTCACTCTTGTCCTCAACTAATCCAACTTTAACTCCATTTTCATTCTCATGTAACCTGGCTTCTCCCTCATGTCTCTCATTAGTTATTTGAGTCACTTTTGCTGCAGCCTCTTCAgctttcctcttttcttcttcttctctttgttgtttccTTCGCGCTTCTTGCTCCTTTATCATTTTGAACCTGGAATATCACAAAATATTAGGAACATAAACCCTCAAGTGCAGCCAAAAACATAGAGAAATGACAGGAAAGACTATTAACCTTTCACCGGGTCGTAGACCCTCTGGCGTCAACTTTTCTTCTCGTTTAGCATCCTTTGGTATTGATTTTAATTCAGACACAGACTTTAGAATTTGGGGTTCATCTTCCTTGCTAATGTTATCCCTTAATTGAGTAACAGGATTTTTTGCACCCCCAAATTTCTGAAGCCATACTGATTGTGCTGTGGTCAATATGTTATTTGTGAACCTGCACAAACATTTATGAAAGATGTAAGATAACATAGGGAAGACTATCACCAAAAGGTAAAGTTACCAGTGTCGTTCTGATGCAGATTGATGATCCACTAGAAtatgaaaaatacaaataaaaacttCTATGGTGTTCATAGAACAAAAGGGTTTTACATATGCTCACCAATAGAGACTTAGACCAGAAGGCACTGATAGAGAAAAATAACCGATAATCAAAGGAAGAAACTTGGTAATTGCCTGAGAACTCTTCACATTCGGATCGTTGCTCTGAAAAAAAGGATACCACGTGAAAAGAATGAGTAATTGTAAATCTGGCTCAAATCAGAAATCCCTGTACCAAAGAAGGTCAGACATAGAAGCGCTAGTGAACTTTATCTAACCAGGCTTTGGACCGGGGAAATGAGTCAAATGACTGACCTGTGGCTGTGTTGACTGCATAATTTGAACAGATATGTACTGTGAGATAACCAGCAAAACAGGCAGCGCAAGATATGCCAGCGTGTCTGACCATCCAAGGGGTGGATGACCATCCTGAAAATTTATAAGAAACCAAAAGTGAAAATGAGATCCACAAACCATAGGTGGTCGTAAATATATATCTAGTAAAGTGAACATCAGAACGATCAAATTTCAAGCGAATACAAAATctccacaaaaacaaaaaataaagacatTAAGAGTAGAAAACTGGAAACAAAATGAGAGAGCAATTTGAGATTTGCGAAAGTGTTGAGTCTGAACTAGATAGCTACATAATTTCGAGGAAAAAATTGTAAGGCTTGTATAGAATACAAGTTATAAAGATTTGTTGTTACTCAGGGCAATAAACAGAGATAAAGGGAGAGTTTTAGCTTGAAGGTGAAGAAACACTCACTACAAATGGAAAAAGCCAAGAGATGCCACTTCCATTTTGTCGAGCAGCAACCGTTGTAGGACCAGCCAAGGAGGGTATCCAGAAGAAGCCTTCTGTAAGGAGTCCCTTTATATAGAAAAGCCACACACTTAATAAGAGCTCGGAGTGATtataaagcaaaatgtaaataaataacAGGAGGTTACTAAAAACCAATTAACACGAATACGAGAGGATGGTACCTCATCTGCCACATTTGAAAGAGCTCTATATAACCCAATCCACACTGGGATTGTTGCAAGTGTAGGCAAACATCCTGGCGCAAAACGAAGTGAAAAACCAAGAACGATAAgatatataatcaaattgtaaGTTAGAAGAGTTTTGGAATTAGCTTATACCTGCCAAAGGGTTTATGCCTGCTAACTTGTATAATCGAGCAATTTCGAGTTGAATTCTCTCCTACAAGTAAAAGTTTACAACTTGAGCTCATAAAAATCTAATTTTCAATAATTGATGAAATGGGTTTGATTAAATTAGGTGAAAGAAAGATGGGTATGCATTGCATTTGCACCTGATCCCCAGCATAGCGCTCTTGCACAGCTTTCACTTGAGGTTGCAAGGACCGCATAGCCATGGCGGACTCCACCTGCTTCTTGGTCAACGGGAAGGTAGCAGCTTTAACAAGAACGGTCAACAGTATGATTGCGAAACCATAGGAGTACGGAACGTGCACAGCAGAAAGCCCATCTTTCAGAAACTTGAGAACGCTCTCGAGGTAACTGGTAATCCCAGAAAGCCAATCGCTGCTCTGTTTCGAAGTAGTCAAATTATCCGACGACGATGACGACACCGCCGCATCGGCCACCGTGTAAAGCAAGCTCTCGGCTTTACCGAACAGCTCCTTCAGCACAGCTCCGGCATCTTCCGGTTCGGGAATCAGACCGGGACCCAGGCCGAGCCGGGCCACGGCGAGCGAGCCGCGGAGGAGGGGATTGGAGTGGGGGAAGCCGTAGTGGTGGTGGGTTCGAGGGAGGAGAGGGTTCGGGGGCTTGGGAGATGGGGCGAGGACTGGGCTGGGTCGAAACGACGATAAAGTAGCCATTTTTGGAGGGGTTTGGGAATTTGGGAAATTTAGAAATCCTAAAAGCTTGAGCTGGAGCAGAGAGATGAGTGTGGGTTTTTAGCATCTCTTGCTCCGATTCATGCGATTGCGAATGTTTGGTTTTCCAATTTGACGGGACTCTTG from Pyrus communis chromosome 4, drPyrComm1.1, whole genome shotgun sequence harbors:
- the LOC137731035 gene encoding ALBINO3-like protein 1, chloroplastic, translating into MATLSSFRPSPVLAPSPKPPNPLLPRTHHHYGFPHSNPLLRGSLAVARLGLGPGLIPEPEDAGAVLKELFGKAESLLYTVADAAVSSSSSDNLTTSKQSSDWLSGITSYLESVLKFLKDGLSAVHVPYSYGFAIILLTVLVKAATFPLTKKQVESAMAMRSLQPQVKAVQERYAGDQERIQLEIARLYKLAGINPLAGCLPTLATIPVWIGLYRALSNVADEGLLTEGFFWIPSLAGPTTVAARQNGSGISWLFPFVDGHPPLGWSDTLAYLALPVLLVISQYISVQIMQSTQPQSNDPNVKSSQAITKFLPLIIGYFSLSVPSGLSLYWFTNNILTTAQSVWLQKFGGAKNPVTQLRDNISKEDEPQILKSVSELKSIPKDAKREEKLTPEGLRPGERFKMIKEQEARRKQQREEEEKRKAEEAAAKVTQITNERHEGEARLHENENGVKVGLVEDKSEEHQSQTTTYDSSDVRVSVNGDRSRQDTEGDHNKMSKFQMENSEISTDFEADRRDEQKLNGSLGDKGSS